The following proteins are co-located in the Bubalus bubalis isolate 160015118507 breed Murrah chromosome 23, NDDB_SH_1, whole genome shotgun sequence genome:
- the CNNM2 gene encoding metal transporter CNNM2 isoform X3: MIGCGACEPEVKMAGGQAAAALPSWKMAARRSLSARGRGVLQAAAGRLLPLLLLSCCCGAGGCTAVGENEETVIIGLRLEDTNDVSFMEGGALRVSERTRVKLRVYGQNINNETWSRIAFTEHERQRHSPGERGLGGPAPPEPDSGPQRCGIRTSDIIILPHIILNRRTSGIIEIEIKPLRKMEKSKSYYLCTSLSTPALGAGGSGSAGSAVGGKGGSGVAGLPPPPWAETTWIYHDGEDTKMIVGEEKKFLLPFWLQVIFISLLLCLSGMFSGLNLGLMALDPMELRIVQNCGTEKEKNYAKRIEPVRRQGNYLLCSLLLGNVLVNTTLTILLDDIAGSGLVAVVVSTIGIVIFGEIVPQAICSRHGLAVGANTIFLTKFFMMMTFPASYPVSKLLDCVLGQEIGTVYNREKLLEMLRVTDPYNDLVKEELNIIQGALELRTKTVEDVMTPLRDCFMITGEAILDFNTMSEIMESGYTRIPVFEGERSNIVDLLFVKDLAFVDPDDCTPLKTITKFYNHPLHFVFNDTKLDAMLEEFKKEHKQETRNPTNTAKERQ, translated from the exons CTCAGCGCCCGCGGCCGGGGGGTCCTGCAGGCGGCGGCGGGGCGGCTGCTGCCATTGCTATTGCTGAGCTGCTGCTGCGGCGCGGGTGGCTGCACGGCGGTGGGCGAGAACGAAGAGACGGTGATCATCGGGTTGCGGCTGGAGGACACGAACGACGTGTCTTTCATGGAAGGGGGGGCGCTGCGGGTGAGCGAGCGGACCCGGGTCAAGCTGCGGGTGTACGGGCAGAACATCAACAACGAGACATGGTCCCGCATTGCTTTCACAGAGCACGAGCGGCAGCGCCACAGCCCCGGCGAGCGCGGGCTGGGGGGCCCCGCGCCGCCGGAGCCGGACAGCGGCCCCCAGCGCTGCGGCATCCGCACATCAGATATCATCATCTTGCCCCATATCATTCTCAACCGCCGTACATCGGGCATCATTGAGATAGAGATCAAACCGCTGCGCAAGATGGAGAAGAGCAAGTCCTATTACCTGTGCACGTCGCTCTCCACGCCAGCCCTAGGCGCCGGCGGCTCGGGGTCCGCGGGTAGCGCCGTCGGGGGCAAGGGCGGCTCAGGGGTGGCCGGGCTCCCGCCACCCCCGTGGGCCGAGACCACCTGGATTTATCACGATGGCGAGGATACCAAGATGATCGTGGGGGAGGAAAAGAAGTTCCTGCTGCCCTTCTGGCTGCAGGTGATCTTCATTTCGCTGCTCCTGTGCCTGTCGGGCATGTTCAGCGGCCTCAACCTTGGACTCATGGCCCTAGACCCGATGGAGCTGCGCATTGTGCAGAACTGCGGCACCGAGAAGGAGAAGAATTACGCCAAGCGCATCGAGCCCGTGCGCAGGCAGGGCAACTACCTGCTGTGCTCGCTGCTGCTGGGCAACGTGCTGGTCAACACCACGCTCACCATCCTGCTCGACGACATCGCTGGCTCAGGCCTGGTGGCGGTGGTGGTCTCCACCATCGGCATCGTCATCTTCGGGGAGATCGTGCCCCAGGCCATCTGCTCCCGGCACGGCCTGGCTGTGGGAGCCAACACCATCTTCCTCACCAAGTTTTTCATGATGATGACCTTTCCCGCTTCTTACCCGGTCAGCAAGCTGCTGGACTGCGTTCTGGGCCAGGAGATAGGCACCGTCTATAACCGGGAAAAGCTGCTGGAGATGCTCCGGGTCACAGACCCCTACAACGACCTCGTAAAGGAGGAGCTGAATATCATCCAAGGGGCGCTGGAGCTCCGCACCAAGACGGTGGAGGACGTGATGACTCCCCTCCGGGACTGTTTCATGATCACCGGCGAAGCCATTCTGGACTTCAACACCATGTCGGAGATCATGGAGAGCGGCTACACTCGCATTCCAGTATTTGAGGGGGAACGCTCCAACATCGTGGACCTCCTCTTCGTCAAAGACTTGGCCTTCGTGGATCCAGATGACTGTACTCCCCTGAAAACCATCACGAAATTTTATAACCACCCCTTGCACTTTGTTTTCAATGACACCAAGTTGGACGCTATGCTGGAAGAATTTAAGAAAG AACACAAACAAGAAACCCGAAATCCTACCAACACTGCAAAGGAGAGACAATAG